A window from Megalobrama amblycephala isolate DHTTF-2021 linkage group LG9, ASM1881202v1, whole genome shotgun sequence encodes these proteins:
- the srsf4 gene encoding serine/arginine-rich splicing factor 4 isoform X1, with protein sequence MLSYCTGKMSRVYVGKLSYRAREKDVERFFKGYGKILEVDLKNGYGFVEFDDPRDADDAVYDLNGKDLCGKRVIVEHTIGQRRDGGNRSGRSNRYGRGGGDRYGPPTRTDYRLIVENLSSRCSWQDLKDYMRQAGEVTYADTNKGRKNEGVIEFRQYSDMKRALEKLDGTEVNGRKIRLIEDRPGARRRRSYSRSASRSRSRSRRSRRSRSHSRTSSRSRPSGSRSRSRSTSKKTKGRGSRMEESSNGARRGGESARDNSLSCSPQNKKSKRENKRGRSYSRSRSRSKSGNNRDLSRESGSKSQEATKSGDEGRVAERVHRSRAHSRSRSQTSPDADRRRESRSRSRSKSRSHSRSKSYSRSRSHSRSRS encoded by the exons ATGCTGAGCTACTGCACCGGGAAAATGTCTCGAGTTTACGTGGGAAAATTGAGCTATCGCGCCAGAGAGAAAGATGTAGAAAGGTTTTTTAAAGGCTATGGGAAGATACTGGAAGTTGACCTGAAAAATGG ATATGGCTTTGTAGAGTTTGATGACCCCCGTGATGCAGATGATGCTGTGTACGATTTGAACGGCAAAGATCTTTGTGGGAAGAGAGTGATAGTGGAGCATACCATAGGACAGCGCCGTGATGGAGGAAACAGATCTGGAAGAA GTAATCGTTATGGGCGTGGAGGAGGGGACAGGTACGGCCCACCTACACGCACGGATTACAGGCTGATTGTGGAAAATCTGTCTAGTCGTTGCAGCTGGCAGGACCTGAAG GACTACATGCGTCAGGCTGGTGAGGTAACTTATGCAGACACTAATAAGGGTCGCAAGAATGAGGGGGTCATAGAGTTCAGGCAGTACTCAGACATGAAAAGAGCCCTGGAGAAACTTGACGGCACTGAGGTCAATGGAAGGAAAATTCGTCTCATTGAGGACCGACCTGGTGCCAGACGCAGACGCTCCTATTCTCGCAGCGCCTCCAG GTCTCGCTCCAGGAGCAGGAGGTCTCGCAGGAGCCGAAGCCACAGTCGAACCAGTAGCCGCTCAAG ACCCTCAGGCTCACGATCACGCAGCAGGTCAACCAGCAAGAAGACGAAGGGCAGGGGCAGTAGGATGGAGGAGAGCAGTAATGGAGCTCGCAGAGGAGGTGAAAGCGCAAGGGATAATAGCTTGAGCTGCAGCCCCCAGAACAAAAAGAGTAAACGGGAGAACAAGAGGGGTCGCTCCTATTCTCGATCCAGATCTCGGTCCAAATCGGGCAACAACAGGGATCTCTCCAGGGAGTCTGGGTCCAAATCTCAGGAGGCAACCAAGAGTGGCGATGAAGGCAGAGTGGCTGAACGGGTGCACCGTTCTAGAGCTCATTCTCGATCCAGATCACAAACGTCACCAGATGCTGATCGGCGCAGGGAATCTAGATCTAGATCCAGATCCAAATCTCGCTCACATTCACGCTCAAAATCGTATTCCCGATCTCGGTCCCACTCAAGGTCTCGTTCCTAA
- the srsf4 gene encoding serine/arginine-rich splicing factor 4 isoform X2 gives MRTAFPIKPGGEDTNGFRRCNRYGRGGGDRYGPPTRTDYRLIVENLSSRCSWQDLKDYMRQAGEVTYADTNKGRKNEGVIEFRQYSDMKRALEKLDGTEVNGRKIRLIEDRPGARRRRSYSRSASRSRSRSRRSRRSRSHSRTSSRSRPSGSRSRSRSTSKKTKGRGSRMEESSNGARRGGESARDNSLSCSPQNKKSKRENKRGRSYSRSRSRSKSGNNRDLSRESGSKSQEATKSGDEGRVAERVHRSRAHSRSRSQTSPDADRRRESRSRSRSKSRSHSRSKSYSRSRSHSRSRS, from the exons ATGAGGACCGCTTTTCCCATTAAGCCGGGTGGTGAGGATACCAATGGGTTTAGGAGAT GTAATCGTTATGGGCGTGGAGGAGGGGACAGGTACGGCCCACCTACACGCACGGATTACAGGCTGATTGTGGAAAATCTGTCTAGTCGTTGCAGCTGGCAGGACCTGAAG GACTACATGCGTCAGGCTGGTGAGGTAACTTATGCAGACACTAATAAGGGTCGCAAGAATGAGGGGGTCATAGAGTTCAGGCAGTACTCAGACATGAAAAGAGCCCTGGAGAAACTTGACGGCACTGAGGTCAATGGAAGGAAAATTCGTCTCATTGAGGACCGACCTGGTGCCAGACGCAGACGCTCCTATTCTCGCAGCGCCTCCAG GTCTCGCTCCAGGAGCAGGAGGTCTCGCAGGAGCCGAAGCCACAGTCGAACCAGTAGCCGCTCAAG ACCCTCAGGCTCACGATCACGCAGCAGGTCAACCAGCAAGAAGACGAAGGGCAGGGGCAGTAGGATGGAGGAGAGCAGTAATGGAGCTCGCAGAGGAGGTGAAAGCGCAAGGGATAATAGCTTGAGCTGCAGCCCCCAGAACAAAAAGAGTAAACGGGAGAACAAGAGGGGTCGCTCCTATTCTCGATCCAGATCTCGGTCCAAATCGGGCAACAACAGGGATCTCTCCAGGGAGTCTGGGTCCAAATCTCAGGAGGCAACCAAGAGTGGCGATGAAGGCAGAGTGGCTGAACGGGTGCACCGTTCTAGAGCTCATTCTCGATCCAGATCACAAACGTCACCAGATGCTGATCGGCGCAGGGAATCTAGATCTAGATCCAGATCCAAATCTCGCTCACATTCACGCTCAAAATCGTATTCCCGATCTCGGTCCCACTCAAGGTCTCGTTCCTAA